The proteins below are encoded in one region of Coffea arabica cultivar ET-39 chromosome 4c, Coffea Arabica ET-39 HiFi, whole genome shotgun sequence:
- the LOC113739083 gene encoding probable leucine-rich repeat receptor-like protein kinase At1g68400 isoform X1: MKVCFSIVHVTAVAFLLVVLNLFPSCGAVEEFFPDERNALIQLREIFSSSNGNLHGNWTGPPCYKNQSRWAGIGCSNSHVTHIVLDGLNLKASLPTMLLQNVTFLTKISFRDNFLYGPLPNLSSLQDLEFLFLSNNHFSGPIPVVYTQLPKLIQLELQVNSLQGSIPPFDQATLINFNVSHNQLTGPIPETAALKRFPKSSYNFNSNLCGTPIQVRCQVSSPPPPSNGSVPILIPPPPAPESGKGSLKIWSIALIAAAAALVPLCIMLFFLCYYRRIYPKKTKAEQPAGEGITDVRGKKTHWSESTDDPERKVELEFFNTSRPFFDLDDLLRASAEVIGRGKLGTAYKAMLECGLLVAVKRLKDMNDLSSKEFNQQLQLLGKLRHQNLVEIISFYYSKEEKLIIYEYVPQGNLFQLIHDNRRFRQPLNWRTRLSIIKDIAKGLNFLHQSLPSHKVPHGNLKSSNVLLQDNTNANQGIVNGGYYHCKLTDYGFLPLLPSGKSSQKLAVAKSPEFCQGKRLTAKADIYCFGILVLEIITGKTPAGHNWATRAQESYEDYDVVDDLSDWVRTVVNNDWSTDILDMEILAEKEGYDEMLKLTNIALECTDIAPENRPKMNEILRRIEEVDTTQV; the protein is encoded by the exons ATGAAGGTTTGTTTCAGTATTGTTCATGTAACTGCAGTGGCATTCTTACTTGTGGTGCTTAATTTGTTCCCCAGTTGTGGAGCTGTGGAGGAGTTTTTTCCTGATGAAAGAAATGCATTGATTCAACTGAGGGAGATTTTCAGTTCTTCCAATGGCAATCTGCATGGAAATTGGACAGGTCCCCCCTGTTATAAGAACCAGAGCAGATGGGCAGGAATCGGTTGCTCAAATTCGCATGTCACACATATTGTACTCGATGGACTAAACCTCAAAGCCTCCCTTCCAACAATGCTGCTGCAGAATGTGACATTCTTGACTAAGATCAGCTTCAGAGACAATTTCTTGTATGGTCCTCTCCCCAATCTGTCTAGTCTCCAGGACCTGGAATTCTTGTTTCTTTCGAATAATCATTTCTCAGGCCCCATACCAGTTGTATATACTCAACTGCCTAAGCTAATCCAATTGGAGCTGCAAGTGAACTCTCTACAAGGTTCAATTCCACCATTTGATCAAGCAACGCTGATTAATTTCAATGTCTCTCATAATCAACTTACCGGCCCAATACCAGAAACAGCAGCCCTCAAAAGATTCCCAAAGAGCTCTTAcaattttaattcaaatttgtGTGGAACACCTATACAAGTCCGCTGTCAAGTCTCATCTCCTCCTCCGCCCTCAAATGGATCAGTTCCTATATTAATTCCGCCACCACCAGCGccagaaagtggaaaagggtcACTCAAAATCTGGAGTATTGCGCTAATTGCAGCTGCAGCAGCATTGGTTCCTCTTTGTATCATGCTGTTTTTCCTCTGCTATTACAGAAGAATCTACCCGAAAAAGACAAAGGCTGAGCAGCCAG CAGGAGAAGGCATTACAGATGTTAGGGGAAAGAAAACACACTGGTCAGAGAGCACAGACGATCCAGAGAGAAAGGTTGAATTAGAATTTTTCAATACAAGTAGGCCATTTTTTGACCTGGATGATTTACTAAGGGCATCAGCTGAAGTTATTGGAAGGGGAAAACTGGGAACTGCCTACAAAGCCATGTTGGAATGCGGTCTTCTTGTTGCTGTGAAGCGGCTCAAGGACATGAATGATCTAAGCAGCAAGGAATTCAATCAGCAATTGCAGCTGCTTGGAAAGCTCAGACACCAAAATCTTGTTGAGAtaatttcattttattattCCAAAGAGGAGAAGCTTATTATCTATGAATATGTTCCACAGGGAAACTTGTTCCAGCTGATACATG ACAACAGAAGATTTCGACAACCATTAAACTGGAGGACAAGACTATCCATCATCAAGGACATTGCCAAGGGACTAAATTTTCTTCACCAGTCATTACCTTCTCACAAAGTGCCTCATGGGAACCTCAAATCTTCAAATGTTCTTCTCCAGGATAACACGAATGCTAATCAAGGGATAGTTAACGGTGGTTACTACCACTGTAAGCTCACAGACTATGGATTCTTGCCTCTTCTACCTTCCGGGAAATCATCTCAAAAGCTGGCCGTTGCGAAATCCCCCGAGTTTTGTCAAGGAAAAAGACTGACAGCCAAGGCAGATATCTATTGCTTCGGCATTCTTGTGTTAGAGATCATAACTGGCAAGACACCAGCTGGTCATAATTGGGCCACAAGAGCACAAGAAAGCTACGAGGACTATGATGTGGTGGATGATCTCTCAGATTGGGTTAGAACAGTTGTGAACAACGATTGGTCCACAGATATACTGGATATGGAGATTCTTGCAGAAAAGGAAGGGTACGATGAGATGTTGAAGCTCACAAACATAGCTCTAGAGTGTACAGATATAGCACCGGAAAATAGacctaaaatgaatgaaatcttGCGAAGGATAGAAGAGGTGGATACTACCCAAGTCTAA
- the LOC113739083 gene encoding probable leucine-rich repeat receptor-like protein kinase At1g68400 isoform X2: MKVCFSIVHVTAVAFLLVVLNLFPSCGAVEEFFPDERNALIQLREIFSSSNGNLHGNWTGPPCYKNQSRWAGIGCSNSHVTHIVLDGLNLKASLPTMLLQNVTFLTKISFRDNFLYGPLPNLSSLQDLEFLFLSNNHFSGPIPVVYTQLPKLIQLELQVNSLQGSIPPFDQATLINFNVSHNQLTGPIPETAALKRFPKSSYNFNSNLCGTPIQVRCQVSSPPPPSNGSVPILIPPPPAPESGKGSLKIWSIALIAAAAALVPLCIMLFFLCYYRRIYPKKTKAEQPGEGITDVRGKKTHWSESTDDPERKVELEFFNTSRPFFDLDDLLRASAEVIGRGKLGTAYKAMLECGLLVAVKRLKDMNDLSSKEFNQQLQLLGKLRHQNLVEIISFYYSKEEKLIIYEYVPQGNLFQLIHDNRRFRQPLNWRTRLSIIKDIAKGLNFLHQSLPSHKVPHGNLKSSNVLLQDNTNANQGIVNGGYYHCKLTDYGFLPLLPSGKSSQKLAVAKSPEFCQGKRLTAKADIYCFGILVLEIITGKTPAGHNWATRAQESYEDYDVVDDLSDWVRTVVNNDWSTDILDMEILAEKEGYDEMLKLTNIALECTDIAPENRPKMNEILRRIEEVDTTQV; the protein is encoded by the exons ATGAAGGTTTGTTTCAGTATTGTTCATGTAACTGCAGTGGCATTCTTACTTGTGGTGCTTAATTTGTTCCCCAGTTGTGGAGCTGTGGAGGAGTTTTTTCCTGATGAAAGAAATGCATTGATTCAACTGAGGGAGATTTTCAGTTCTTCCAATGGCAATCTGCATGGAAATTGGACAGGTCCCCCCTGTTATAAGAACCAGAGCAGATGGGCAGGAATCGGTTGCTCAAATTCGCATGTCACACATATTGTACTCGATGGACTAAACCTCAAAGCCTCCCTTCCAACAATGCTGCTGCAGAATGTGACATTCTTGACTAAGATCAGCTTCAGAGACAATTTCTTGTATGGTCCTCTCCCCAATCTGTCTAGTCTCCAGGACCTGGAATTCTTGTTTCTTTCGAATAATCATTTCTCAGGCCCCATACCAGTTGTATATACTCAACTGCCTAAGCTAATCCAATTGGAGCTGCAAGTGAACTCTCTACAAGGTTCAATTCCACCATTTGATCAAGCAACGCTGATTAATTTCAATGTCTCTCATAATCAACTTACCGGCCCAATACCAGAAACAGCAGCCCTCAAAAGATTCCCAAAGAGCTCTTAcaattttaattcaaatttgtGTGGAACACCTATACAAGTCCGCTGTCAAGTCTCATCTCCTCCTCCGCCCTCAAATGGATCAGTTCCTATATTAATTCCGCCACCACCAGCGccagaaagtggaaaagggtcACTCAAAATCTGGAGTATTGCGCTAATTGCAGCTGCAGCAGCATTGGTTCCTCTTTGTATCATGCTGTTTTTCCTCTGCTATTACAGAAGAATCTACCCGAAAAAGACAAAGGCTGAGCAGCCAG GAGAAGGCATTACAGATGTTAGGGGAAAGAAAACACACTGGTCAGAGAGCACAGACGATCCAGAGAGAAAGGTTGAATTAGAATTTTTCAATACAAGTAGGCCATTTTTTGACCTGGATGATTTACTAAGGGCATCAGCTGAAGTTATTGGAAGGGGAAAACTGGGAACTGCCTACAAAGCCATGTTGGAATGCGGTCTTCTTGTTGCTGTGAAGCGGCTCAAGGACATGAATGATCTAAGCAGCAAGGAATTCAATCAGCAATTGCAGCTGCTTGGAAAGCTCAGACACCAAAATCTTGTTGAGAtaatttcattttattattCCAAAGAGGAGAAGCTTATTATCTATGAATATGTTCCACAGGGAAACTTGTTCCAGCTGATACATG ACAACAGAAGATTTCGACAACCATTAAACTGGAGGACAAGACTATCCATCATCAAGGACATTGCCAAGGGACTAAATTTTCTTCACCAGTCATTACCTTCTCACAAAGTGCCTCATGGGAACCTCAAATCTTCAAATGTTCTTCTCCAGGATAACACGAATGCTAATCAAGGGATAGTTAACGGTGGTTACTACCACTGTAAGCTCACAGACTATGGATTCTTGCCTCTTCTACCTTCCGGGAAATCATCTCAAAAGCTGGCCGTTGCGAAATCCCCCGAGTTTTGTCAAGGAAAAAGACTGACAGCCAAGGCAGATATCTATTGCTTCGGCATTCTTGTGTTAGAGATCATAACTGGCAAGACACCAGCTGGTCATAATTGGGCCACAAGAGCACAAGAAAGCTACGAGGACTATGATGTGGTGGATGATCTCTCAGATTGGGTTAGAACAGTTGTGAACAACGATTGGTCCACAGATATACTGGATATGGAGATTCTTGCAGAAAAGGAAGGGTACGATGAGATGTTGAAGCTCACAAACATAGCTCTAGAGTGTACAGATATAGCACCGGAAAATAGacctaaaatgaatgaaatcttGCGAAGGATAGAAGAGGTGGATACTACCCAAGTCTAA